The Streptomyces sp. NBC_00569 genomic sequence CTCACGCGCCCCGTCGACACCCTGGCACTGGCCGGGGACGGTGCCGCTGTCTACACCACCTTGCAGGCACAAGCACGCCAGCTGCGGATCGCTTTGCTGACCGACACCAAGGCGCAGGCGAACGAGGCATCCGCGGCGATGGTCCTGCCCGTCACGCTCGGCGTCATTCTCATGCTGACCTTCGTCATGATCCCGATCGTCAACACCATCCTCGCCAGTTGAGCCCCGAACAGGAGAAGCGGACACCTATGGACATCCAGACGCTGACGGCATGGATACGCGGCCGCTACGCAATGCTGCGCGCCGCACAGGACAAGGGGTCCACCAGCGCCGAACTCGCGGTGATCGCCGGAGCCCTCCTGGTGGGCGCCGGCCTGCTGGTGGTGGCCATCCGGGCCAAGCTCATGGAGAAGATCGGCATCATCAACGGCGGCTGACCCGCCAACAGGGTGTGGGGACAGACGAGATGACGTCGACGGGAAACGGTGAGAAAGTGCGCAGGGGGTGGCAGGGGCTGTGGGCCGCACTGATGAGGCGGCGCGAGGACCACGGTACGGGGAGTCTGGAGCTCGCCACCCTGGCGGTCGTGGTGCTGGCGCTGGCCTTCACCACCATTCAGGTCGGGTTCTACTACCACGCACGCAAGGTCGCCCAGTCCGCCGCCCGCCAGGGCGTGGACGCGGGACGGCAGTTCGGCGCCGGCCCAGGCGACGGCGCTGCGCAGGCCCAGCAGTACCTGGCCCGCTACGGCAACTCCGTTCGCGGCGCCCACATCTCGACCTCCGGCAGCAGCGCCCAGCAGATCCGCATCACCGTCACCGGGGACGTCGCCACCCTGGTCCCTGGTCTCGAGCTGCACGTCACGCAGCATGCGGACGGGCCCGTCGAGCGCTGGACCAACCCATGATCCGTCGCCAGGAGTTACTGCGCGGGCTGCTCGGCGGCGACCGGGGCAGCTATGCGCTGGAGACCGCCGTCCTGGCCCCGGTCCTCATCGTGATCCTCGGCCTGATGATTGCGTTCGGGCGGGTCACCGATGCCGAGGGCGCCGTCGACTCCGCCGCACACGCTGCCGCCCGCGCAGCCTCCCTGGAACGCGACGCTGCGAACGCTCAGAGCCAGGCGCAGGATGCGGTCACTCGCAGCCTGGACGGGGAGGGCATCACGTGCCGCACGTCCAACGTCACCCTCAACACGGGCGGATACGCCGCAGGTGTCGGGGAGGCATCTACTGTCACCGCGACGATCTCCTGCACGGCGAACCTGTCCGACATCGCCGTGCCGGGCCTGCCCGGGTCCAAGACGTTGACTGCCTCGTGGACCAGCCCCATCGACACCTATCGGGCCCGCCCATGAAGCTTCGCTTTCGGCTCAAGCCGCTGAGCAGCGCGCTGACCGAGCGGCGCTACCGTGATCGCGGTTCGATGTCGCTGTTCTTCGCCGTGACCACGGTGGCGCTCCTCATGGTGATGGGGCTTCTCGTGGATGGTGGCGGCGCCCTGAACGCCTCCAGCCGGGCCACCTCTTTGGCCCAGGAAGCCGCCCGCACTGCAGGCCAGCAGCTCGACCCCGCCCAGGCCATCGAGGGCACCGCCATCACTATCGACCCCGACGCTGCTCAGGCCGCAGCCCAGGACTACCTCGCTGCGGCGGGTGTCCAGGGTGACGTGACGATCGATGGCAACGGACGGACTCTGACCGTCACAGTTCACGACACCTACAACACGTACTTCGCGCAGCTGGTCGGCAAGGGAACCATCAACGTCACCGGCACGGCGACCGCGCATCTGCAGACCCAGGCTGGAGGCTGAGCCCGCACCATGGCCCACCGCACCCCCGCTCCCTTGCGCGGTTTCGGCGTCCTCGCCCGCGCGCTGCTCGGCCTGATCGCCCTGGTGGGTCTGACCGCCGGTGTTCCCTACCTCCTCATACGGGTGGGCCGGCTGCCCGCCAGTTTGCCGGGGAGCCTTGGTGCGCTGGCGCAGCCCGACGACGGCACGCTCTTCCTTGCCGTCCTGACCGGCATCGGATGGCTCGCGTGGGCGGCGTTCACCTTCTCCGTCCTTGTCGAGGTCGTTGCCCTCGCACAGCGGCGTTCGGCTCCCCGCATCCGCGGCCTGGGCGGCCTGCAGTCCCTCGCCTCGCTCCTGGTCGGCGGGATCGTCTTGCTGGTCCCTACGGCCGCCTCGGCTGCCACCAGCGGACCTGCTGTCGCCGCCACCGCCGTACACACCGCTGGGGAGAACAGTGGAGGCGCCACGCCGAGCGCACAAACGCACGCACCGCCTGCTCAAACCACTGGTCGGCAGCACACGGTGGCCACCTCCACCGAGCTGCCATGGGATCTGGCCGAGGAGTATCTCGGCGACGGCAAGCGCTGGAAGGACATCGCCGCCCTCAACGACATCCCCCAGCTGACGGCCGGCGACCAGTACCTGCCCAAGGGCGTCACCATCGTCCTGCCCCCAGACGCACACGCACGGTCGCAGGCCACGCGTGCCAGCTCCGAGAAACTCCAGAGCCCGGCGGCCCCACCGCAGCAGCCGACCGGTGCCCAGCACCACGATGAAGAGGAAGTGGAAGCGGAGGGGGATCTGCAGGCGCAGAGCGCAGGCGCCGAGCGCACCGCCCAGGTTCGCGTCGTGGCCCGTGGCGATTCCCTGTCCGGGATCGCACAGCAGGAGACCGGCAATGGCGCCAACTGGCCAGAGCTGTACGAGGCCAGCCGCGGCGCGCAGCCGCACGGGCTGCCCCGCATCACCGATCCGGACCTGATCCGCCCCGGCCAGCGCATCACGATCCCCGCCCCCACCACGCCGCACGACGACCAGGATTCCGCCGCCGGCCAGCACAACGACGAGGGCCAGGCGTCCGACGCG encodes the following:
- a CDS encoding TadE/TadG family type IV pilus assembly protein; its protein translation is MKLRFRLKPLSSALTERRYRDRGSMSLFFAVTTVALLMVMGLLVDGGGALNASSRATSLAQEAARTAGQQLDPAQAIEGTAITIDPDAAQAAAQDYLAAAGVQGDVTIDGNGRTLTVTVHDTYNTYFAQLVGKGTINVTGTATAHLQTQAGG
- a CDS encoding TadE family protein, which produces MTSTGNGEKVRRGWQGLWAALMRRREDHGTGSLELATLAVVVLALAFTTIQVGFYYHARKVAQSAARQGVDAGRQFGAGPGDGAAQAQQYLARYGNSVRGAHISTSGSSAQQIRITVTGDVATLVPGLELHVTQHADGPVERWTNP
- a CDS encoding TadE/TadG family type IV pilus assembly protein; translated protein: MIRRQELLRGLLGGDRGSYALETAVLAPVLIVILGLMIAFGRVTDAEGAVDSAAHAAARAASLERDAANAQSQAQDAVTRSLDGEGITCRTSNVTLNTGGYAAGVGEASTVTATISCTANLSDIAVPGLPGSKTLTASWTSPIDTYRARP